Proteins found in one Nitratiruptor sp. SB155-2 genomic segment:
- the rpsS gene encoding 30S ribosomal protein S19, producing MARSIKKGPFVDDHLMKKVLKAKESGDKKPIKTWSRRSTIVPEMIGLTINVHNGRQFVPVYITENHVGFKLGEFAPTRTFKGHKGSVQKKIGK from the coding sequence ATGGCAAGAAGTATTAAAAAGGGTCCATTCGTAGATGACCATCTCATGAAGAAAGTACTCAAAGCAAAAGAGAGCGGTGACAAAAAGCCTATCAAAACATGGTCTCGAAGAAGTACAATCGTTCCTGAAATGATTGGACTTACAATCAACGTGCATAATGGACGACAATTTGTTCCTGTGTACATTACAGAAAACCATGTGGGCTTCAAGCTTGGTGAATTTGCACCTACAAGAACTTTTAAAGGCCACAAAGGCTCTGTTCAAAAGAAAATTGGGAAATAA